In the Lactobacillus paragasseri genome, CCTAAGCTACGAGCAATTGTAGCATAATCCTTATCAGCTCTGAAAGTTGAATAGTGAGGACGCATAGCAAGTTTTCTTGGTTTCTTAGAATTAAATCTAATTACATATGGCATAGCAATTGCATCACTCAAGCCACTTGGAATACCAAATTCAGATGATTCAGTATGAGCAATTGCATGTCCTACTCCTAAGAAAGCATTAGCATATGCCATTCCAGCTAGAGTAGCCGCATTATGCATTCTACTTCTTGCGTTTTGATCGCCGTTATATGATTTTTCTAAGTTTTCAAAAATCAACTTAATAGCTTCCATTGACCAGCCACGAGTAAAATCGGTAGCCATTGTAGAAACGTAACTTTCTACTGCGTGAGCTAATGCTTCAAAGCCAGAACGTGCAATCAATTCTTTAGGCATTGTTTCTACAAATTGATCATCAACAATGGCAACATCAGGATTTAAAGAATAATCACAAAGAGTATGTTTAATGCCAGTTACAGTATCTTTAATAATGGAAAATGGTGATACTTCTGAGCCAGTGCCTGAAGTTGTTGGGATACATACTAATTGAATGGCGTTATATTTTGGAAACCTTACCGTTCTTTTTCTAATGTCTAAAAACTTTGAATAGGCATCTTCAAAACTCATATCTGGATTTTCATAGAATAAACGCATTGCTTTAGCAGCATCCATTACAGAACCACCACCAACAGCAATAACTACATCTGGTTTAAAGATATTCATTCTGTGAACACCATCAGCAATTATAGTGGTATCTGGATCTTTAGTTACTGCTTGAAAGACTTCATAGCTCTTCTTTCCACGACGTTGACTAATGATATCAGTAATTTCATTAATGTACTTACTTGCTACGCCTTCATCAGTCACAATGAAAAATCTTTCAACATCTGGCATATGTTTTAAGTAATTTGCAGCATTATGTTCAAAATACGTCTTCTTTGGTACTTTAATCCACTGCATATTATCGCGACGCTTTGCAACCGTCTTAATATTAAGCAAGTCTCTAGCACCAATATTATGTGAGAAAGTATTTGCTCCGTATGAACCAGTTCCCAAAGTAAGAGAAGGAAGCATATTGTTGTATAAATCACCAACCCCACCAACTGAAGCAGGAGAGTTTACTAAGATACGACATGCATCCATTTTCATTGAAAAGTCATCAATAACCTTTTCATCTTGTGAGTGAACACCAGCAGTATGTCCACGACCACCATAGTTTAGAAGATCAGTACAAATCTTATAGGCATCTTCATGATCTTTAGCCTTGTACATAGTAAATACTGGGGAAAGTTTTTCAGCAGATAAAGGATACTTTTTACCTACACCCTTATATTCAGCAATGATTACTTTGGTATCTTCTGGAACATCTACGCCACATAACTTAGCAATTTGATAAGCTGAACGTCCTGCGACTGGACCAGCAACTGTTCCTCTTCTAGGATCGATAAACTTTTCTTCAAATTTTTTAATTTCATCTGGTTTCAAGAAATAGCAGTTCCAAGACTTAAATTCATCTTTTACTTTGTTGTAAATTTCTTCATCAACTACTACAGAGTTTTCAGATGAACAAATCATTCCATTATCAAAAGTCTTAGACAAGACAATGTCATAAACAGATTCTGGAATATTAGCAGTCTTTTCAATATAAGATGGACCATTACCAGGACCAACACCAATAGCAGGCTTACCAGATGAATAAGCTGCCTTAACCATTCCGGGACCACCAGTAGCCAAGATAGTTTGAACATTTGGATGATTCATTAAAGCACTAGTGGCTTCAAGACTTGGATATTCAATCCATTGAATAGCATCTTTAGGTGCACCCGCCTTAATTGCAGCCTCACGAATAATTTCACCAGTTTTTACACAACTCTTCTGTGCTTGTGGGTGAAAACCAAA is a window encoding:
- the adhE gene encoding bifunctional acetaldehyde-CoA/alcohol dehydrogenase yields the protein MVQDKKATKEEKTIDVNKMIDGYVEKAHVALDEMADFNQEQVDKICEAIASAGEQNSYLLAKMAVEETGRGVVEDKTIKNMFASENIWNSLRHEKTVGVIEEDKEKQLVKIAEPKGVIAGVTPVTNPTSTVIFKAMLALKTRNAIIFGFHPQAQKSCVKTGEIIREAAIKAGAPKDAIQWIEYPSLEATSALMNHPNVQTILATGGPGMVKAAYSSGKPAIGVGPGNGPSYIEKTANIPESVYDIVLSKTFDNGMICSSENSVVVDEEIYNKVKDEFKSWNCYFLKPDEIKKFEEKFIDPRRGTVAGPVAGRSAYQIAKLCGVDVPEDTKVIIAEYKGVGKKYPLSAEKLSPVFTMYKAKDHEDAYKICTDLLNYGGRGHTAGVHSQDEKVIDDFSMKMDACRILVNSPASVGGVGDLYNNMLPSLTLGTGSYGANTFSHNIGARDLLNIKTVAKRRDNMQWIKVPKKTYFEHNAANYLKHMPDVERFFIVTDEGVASKYINEITDIISQRRGKKSYEVFQAVTKDPDTTIIADGVHRMNIFKPDVVIAVGGGSVMDAAKAMRLFYENPDMSFEDAYSKFLDIRKRTVRFPKYNAIQLVCIPTTSGTGSEVSPFSIIKDTVTGIKHTLCDYSLNPDVAIVDDQFVETMPKELIARSGFEALAHAVESYVSTMATDFTRGWSMEAIKLIFENLEKSYNGDQNARSRMHNAATLAGMAYANAFLGVGHAIAHTESSEFGIPSGLSDAIAMPYVIRFNSKKPRKLAMRPHYSTFRADKDYATIARSLGLKGNTDQELVDALIKKVVELGHGVGMKLSLKANGVDEADFNNKVDAMAVEAYGDQNVVTNPSALLISEIKDLMKETYKGKGIEA